One stretch of Hypanus sabinus isolate sHypSab1 chromosome 29, sHypSab1.hap1, whole genome shotgun sequence DNA includes these proteins:
- the LOC132382760 gene encoding parvalbumin, thymic-like: MSVTDFLVAGDVTAALAECSDPGSFHFKKFSRTSGLAKKSPEEIMKIFAILDEDSSGFIEKRELKLFLRFFCPQARELSEAETNSFVSVGDENGDGRIDCAEFQSLITSMEQI, from the exons ATGAGCGTCACCGATTTCCTCGTCGCTGGAGATGTCACGGCGGCCCTCGCTGAATGCAGCG ATCCGGGCTCCTTCCACTTCAAGAAATTTTCCAGAACTTCCGGTCTTGCCAAGAAATCTCCTGAAGAGATCATGAAAATCTTCGCCATTCTCGACGAAGATAGCAGTGGTTTCATAGAGAAGAGAGAGCTCAA GCTCTTCCTTCGGTTTTTCTGCCCGCAAGCCCGGGAGCTGAGCGAAGCTGAGACAAACAGCTTTGTCTCCGTTGGAGATGAAAATGGTGACGGGAGGATTGATTGTGCTG AATTCCAGAGTCTGATAACCTCAATGGAGCAAATTTGA
- the LOC132382977 gene encoding E3 ubiquitin-protein ligase TRIM56-like: MATSLAITDQIENDILNCKICFNRFNQPKMLPCAHTYCFDCLENMVRGNRKIRCPECREEADVSGGVSKLKTNFQINSLLDIFKGQESEEAACSPCAIVGKSRTSAAAQCQTCCVHLCLSCKVKHTAGNPGHVLTSLPGFSSGPCEAEVAMQKKVYCQQHPRALVDYFCTSCNSAICASCSSYSHAQHKRVPVAKTVATTKPMVTKLVGRLRTELQSLARQDDSLNDAVNKLKATECSLMSMIESTLTEVINNLIKQGDGIKVTVADYVRKQEELYKNAKTELHHQIKKAEETREFAERILQSGQAREIVCLQSIVEEHINAIQALKAAREEKNSPSLKVNESIKKEIFQSNLFSITFEGESIPQAQTTPARTEQNRSSAKTPQAWVPVPQPRQRVSSMFSFDTELSNDDCDPKLTGISVASDGTIIVVDEGNSILKCYTDTGYFIRVIELPDDEDDPCSVAVFDDTIACSAGNKLYFLDLDGGFLKKLFLRGSESVYPIAAYEDEYVAVSEGALCSLSLYDVDGHVVSRVKPIGYEGVRFLFLAINSLEEFIVADSGKKCIVIFNRYGEVLTLCDQITLNGLDCALKPYSICTDVNDNILVTERNRILLFWPDGTFREELLNTGNGLHKPRVIAVNDEDSLIVTQGNGFVSLYKLDLS, from the coding sequence ATGGCTACGTCTTTGGCCATTACAGATCAAATCGAAAATGACATTTTAAACTGCAAGATCTGCTTTAATAGGTTTAACCAACCGAAGATGTTGCCTTGCGCCCACACCTATTGCTTTGACTGCCTGGAGAACATGGTGAGAGGAAACAGAAAGATTCGTTGTCCTGAGTGCAGGGAAGAGGCCGACGTGAGCGGGGGCGTCAGCAAGCTGAAGACCAACTTTCAGATCAACTCCCTTCTGGATATCTTCAAGGGGCAGGAGAGCGAGGAGGCGGCCTGCAGCCCGTGCGCCATAGTGGGAAAGAGCAGGACCTCTGCAGCAGCTCAGTGCCAGACTTGCTGCGTTCATCTCTGCCTCTCGTGCAAGGTCAAGCACACGGCAGGCAACCCAGGCCACGTGCTGACGAGCCTGCCCGGATTCAGTTCAGGCCCCTGTGAGGCCGAGGTGGCGATGCAGAAGAAGGTGTACTGTCAGCAACATCCCAGAGCACTGGTGGATTACTTCTGTACGTCCTGCAACTCCGCCATCTGTGCCAGCTGCTCCTCGTACTCTCATGCCCAGCATAAAAGAGTGCCAGTGGCTAAAACAGTGGCAACCACGAAACCCATGGTGACGAAGCTCGTTGGAAGACTGAGAACTGAGCTTCAGTCGCTGGCGCGGCAGGACGACAGTCTCAACGACGCAGTGAACAAGCTGAAAGCTACGGAGTGCTCCTTGATGTCAATGATCGAAAGTACCCTGACGGAGGTCATAAACAACTTGATCAAACAAGGCGACGGCATCAAAGTCACGGTTGCCGATTACGTCAGGAAACAGGAGGAGCTGTACAAGAACGCCAAGACAGAACTTCATCATCAGATAAAGAAGGCGGAAGAGACCAGAGAGTTTGCCGAGCGCATCCTGCAATCTGGCCAGGCCAGAGAGATCGTATGCCTGCAGTCCATTGTAGAAGAGCATATTAACGCTATCCAGGCACTGAAGGCAGCCAGAGAAGAgaaaaacagtcccagcctaaAGGTCAATGAATCAATAAAGAAAGAAATTTTCCAATCGAACCTGTTCAGCATCACGTTCGAGGGAGAATCCATCCCTCAGGCCCAAACAACTCCAGCCAGAACAGAGCAGAATAGGAGTTCGGCCAAAACTCCTCAGGCATGGGTTCCAGTTCCTCAACCGAGGCAGAGGGTGTCGAGCATGTTCAGCTTCGACACTGAGCTGTCCAACGACGATTGTGATCCCAAGCTGACCGGTATTAGCGTTGCCAGCGATGGAACTATCATTGTCGTGGACGAAGGGAATTCCATTCTGAAATGCTACACGGACACTGGATACTTCATTCGGGTTATTGAGCTGCCCGATGACGAAGATGACCCATGTAGTGTTGCTGTGTTCGATGACACTATTGCCTGCTCGGCAGGGAACAAACTCTACTTTCTGGACCTGGACGGAGGTTttctgaagaagcttttcctgcgTGGCAGTGAATCCGTTTACCCCATCGCTGCCTATGAAGACGAATATGTGGCGGTGAGTGAGGGGGCTTTGTGCTCCCTGTCCCTCTATGATGTCGACGGGCATGTGGTCAGCAGGGTCAAGCCGATCGGCTACGAAGGCGTCAGGTTTCTCTTCCTGGCAATCAACTCTTTGGAGGAGTTCATCGTAGCCGATAGTGGGAAGAAATGTATTGTCATATTCAACAGGTACGGGGAGGTCCTCACTCTCTGCGACCAGATCACTTTGAATGGGCTGGATTGTGCATTAAAACCGTATAGCATTTGCACAGATGTAAATGACAATATCCTGGTCACTGAGCGAAATAGAATCCTTTTGTTTTGGCCAGATGGAACTTTTAGGGAGGAGCTGTTGAACACGGGAAATGGACTTCACAAACCTCGCGTCATTGCCGTTAATGATGAAGACAGCCTCATCGTTACCCAAGGCAATGGGTTTGTCTCGCTGTACAAACTTGACCTGTCTTAG